From Pseudomonas sp. LS1212, the proteins below share one genomic window:
- a CDS encoding SDR family NAD(P)-dependent oxidoreductase, whose protein sequence is MNTERSQVAVVTGASRGVGQGIALALGAAGMTVYVTGRAPEQGGSNLYGRALNGSLQETAAAITAAGGRGIAVICDHGDDAQVQALFAQVERECGHLDLLVNNAAFIHDQLIEPGPFWEKPLDLVRILDVGLRSAYVASYHAAPLLLRSERALVCFTSSFGAGCYMHGPAYGAQKAGCDKLAADMAIDFENRGVAALSLWLGPQLTERTRIAGEQHGEQYKAFLAHAETPEFNGRVIHALLNDPQLMEYSGQTLITAEIAPGYGISEAEGRQPPSHRAMLGDPRLQHPARVT, encoded by the coding sequence ATGAATACAGAACGCAGTCAGGTTGCCGTCGTTACCGGCGCCAGCCGTGGTGTCGGCCAGGGCATCGCCCTGGCGCTCGGCGCCGCTGGCATGACCGTCTATGTCACCGGGCGTGCCCCGGAGCAAGGTGGTTCTAACTTGTATGGGCGTGCCCTCAACGGTTCGCTGCAAGAGACGGCAGCGGCTATTACCGCTGCCGGTGGCCGTGGCATCGCCGTAATCTGTGACCATGGCGACGATGCCCAGGTGCAGGCGCTGTTCGCCCAGGTCGAGCGCGAGTGCGGGCACCTGGATTTGCTGGTCAACAATGCAGCCTTTATCCATGACCAGTTGATCGAGCCGGGACCGTTCTGGGAAAAGCCGCTGGACCTGGTGCGCATTCTCGATGTCGGGCTGCGCTCGGCTTATGTCGCCAGTTACCATGCCGCACCGCTGCTGCTGCGCAGCGAGCGTGCACTAGTGTGTTTTACTTCGTCGTTCGGCGCCGGTTGCTATATGCACGGGCCGGCTTATGGCGCGCAGAAAGCCGGCTGCGACAAGTTGGCGGCAGACATGGCCATCGATTTCGAAAACCGTGGGGTGGCTGCGCTGTCACTCTGGCTCGGTCCGCAACTGACTGAACGCACGCGCATTGCCGGTGAGCAGCATGGTGAGCAGTACAAGGCCTTTTTGGCCCACGCGGAAACCCCGGAGTTCAATGGCCGGGTGATTCATGCGCTGCTCAATGATCCGCAGTTGATGGAGTATTCAGGGCAGACGTTGATTACTGCCGAGATTGCGCCGGGGTATGGGATCAGTGAGGCCGAGGGGCGCCAGCCGCCTTCGCATCGGGCGATGCTGGGGGATCCGCGATTGCAGCATCCTGCTCGGGTGACTTGA
- a CDS encoding 3,4-dihydroxy-2-butanone-4-phosphate synthase: MNGAASLQFDSVPQLIEALRAGAKVVITDDEHNGEGSLLMAAEHVDATAVTFMAVQARGLICLALTEQRCRLLGLDLMVPNSRAPHGMGFTRSIEAATGVSTGISAADRARSIQVAVAPSSGPSDLVQPGHIFPVQALPGGVMQRAGHVEAACDLTRLAGLQPAATLVSILNEEGELARGAELHTFARQHGLRIGSIADLIHYRICHEGTIQRSGVYPLHTRHGEFQVTTYQDTYQGLLHLALVKGRIQSSEATLVRVQSIETLRDVLGCETEGGPQQWNLERSLASIAAAGCGVVVLLAQQETPEGVLEQLRQRSGGKPRPPRFPQRTLGVGAQILRDLNVRKMRLLSSPVPYKAVSGFDLEVAEFVPFQSRPE, encoded by the coding sequence TTGAACGGCGCGGCGAGTCTGCAGTTCGACAGCGTGCCACAGCTGATCGAAGCCCTGCGTGCCGGCGCGAAAGTGGTGATTACCGATGACGAGCACAATGGCGAAGGCTCATTGCTGATGGCGGCCGAGCACGTCGATGCCACCGCTGTGACCTTCATGGCCGTGCAGGCGCGCGGTCTGATTTGCCTGGCCCTGACCGAGCAACGCTGTCGCCTGCTCGGGCTCGATTTGATGGTGCCGAACTCAAGGGCGCCGCATGGTATGGGCTTCACCCGTTCGATCGAAGCGGCGACGGGTGTGTCGACGGGGATCTCGGCTGCCGACCGGGCGCGTTCGATTCAGGTTGCGGTCGCCCCGAGCAGTGGGCCCAGCGACCTGGTCCAGCCCGGCCATATCTTTCCGGTGCAGGCACTGCCCGGTGGCGTCATGCAGCGGGCAGGGCATGTCGAAGCCGCCTGTGACCTGACCCGGCTGGCCGGCCTGCAACCGGCGGCAACCCTGGTGAGCATCCTCAATGAAGAGGGCGAGCTGGCGCGGGGGGCTGAGTTGCATACATTCGCCAGGCAACATGGGCTTCGCATCGGCAGTATTGCCGACCTGATCCACTACCGTATCTGTCACGAAGGGACCATCCAGCGCTCGGGCGTCTATCCCTTGCACACCCGCCACGGCGAATTCCAGGTCACGACCTACCAGGACACCTATCAGGGCCTCCTGCACCTGGCGCTGGTCAAAGGTCGCATCCAAAGTAGCGAAGCGACGCTGGTACGGGTACAAAGCATCGAGACGCTGCGCGATGTACTGGGTTGCGAGACCGAAGGTGGGCCGCAGCAGTGGAACCTGGAGCGCTCGCTGGCCAGCATCGCTGCGGCCGGCTGCGGCGTGGTGGTGTTGCTGGCGCAGCAGGAAACCCCGGAAGGGGTGCTCGAACAGTTGCGCCAGCGCAGCGGCGGCAAGCCACGGCCACCGCGGTTTCCACAGCGAACGCTGGGTGTCGGTGCGCAGATTCTGCGCGATCTGAATGTTCGCAAGATGCGTCTGCTCAGCTCGCCGGTTCCTTACAAGGCGGTGTCGGGCTTTGATTTGGAAGTGGCGGAGTTTGTCCCTTTTCAATCCCGACCGGAGTAA
- a CDS encoding FAD-dependent oxidoreductase, with translation MNDAEIKWDECCDVLVIGSGAGGMTAALRAHDLGLNALVIEKSAEYGGTSAVSGGGIWIPNNHRISALGGSDSAEEAIAYIKAVTHGEIDDGRIEAYVEHGREMVEYLEQHTRVHFEAQPKYADYYPEVAGGKPGYRSMDPKPFDAAALGEEFLRMRAPSPGTLMMGRMAMTMKEAQVLLCRGKGWLGLTLRVMWRYWRDREGRKLSRRDRFLTLGNALIGALRCSLLDRGSPLWFNCSLQELIIVGERVGGARVCRDGQTFNIKARHGVIVAAGGFERNQAMRAQYHPQPSQSSWSATPPNNTGDGIRAGQAIGARTALMSHSWWAPTTHVQGEEKQRALFVERTLPGCILVNSAGERFVNEAAPYTDIVYAMYANNREGAVSVPCWMVFDAEFRRKYPCGALLPGYAQRDWQLPKHLRDYFHKASSLPALAAKIGVDAAGLSRSVQRFNGMAVRGVDEDFRKGDSLFDRYYGDPNVQPNPCLAPLLKGPFYAVRIDAGDIGTKGGLLTDVHARVLHENGQPIAGLYAIGNSAASMMGRTYPGAGSTIGPAMTFGYRAANHIKNQCQSQPAKALSRSSR, from the coding sequence ATGAATGATGCCGAGATCAAATGGGATGAATGCTGCGATGTGTTGGTGATCGGCTCGGGGGCGGGCGGGATGACCGCCGCGCTGCGCGCCCACGATCTTGGCCTCAATGCATTGGTGATTGAAAAGAGCGCCGAATACGGTGGCACTTCGGCGGTGTCCGGTGGCGGCATCTGGATCCCCAATAATCACCGTATCAGTGCCCTTGGCGGCAGCGATTCAGCCGAGGAGGCGATCGCCTATATCAAGGCCGTGACCCACGGCGAGATCGACGACGGGCGCATCGAGGCCTATGTCGAACATGGCCGCGAGATGGTCGAGTACCTCGAACAGCACACCCGTGTGCACTTTGAAGCGCAACCCAAATATGCCGATTACTACCCTGAGGTGGCCGGCGGCAAACCGGGCTACCGCTCCATGGACCCCAAGCCGTTCGACGCCGCCGCGCTGGGCGAAGAATTCCTGCGCATGCGTGCACCTTCACCCGGCACCTTGATGATGGGGCGCATGGCTATGACCATGAAGGAAGCACAAGTCTTGCTCTGCCGGGGCAAGGGTTGGCTGGGGCTGACCTTGCGCGTGATGTGGCGTTACTGGCGTGACCGCGAAGGGCGAAAATTGTCGCGCCGCGATCGCTTCCTGACTCTGGGCAACGCCTTGATCGGTGCACTGCGTTGCTCTTTGCTCGACCGTGGGTCGCCGCTCTGGTTCAACTGTTCGCTGCAAGAGCTGATCATCGTCGGCGAGCGGGTCGGCGGTGCGCGAGTTTGTCGCGACGGGCAGACGTTCAACATCAAGGCGCGTCATGGCGTGATCGTCGCTGCCGGTGGTTTCGAGCGTAACCAGGCGATGCGCGCGCAGTACCATCCGCAGCCTTCGCAATCGAGCTGGAGTGCAACGCCACCGAACAATACCGGCGACGGCATACGGGCAGGGCAGGCCATTGGTGCCCGCACGGCATTGATGAGCCACAGTTGGTGGGCACCAACGACCCATGTGCAGGGCGAGGAGAAACAGCGTGCGTTGTTTGTCGAGCGCACCTTGCCTGGCTGCATCCTGGTCAACTCCGCTGGCGAGCGCTTCGTCAACGAGGCTGCGCCTTACACCGATATCGTCTACGCGATGTACGCCAACAACCGTGAAGGTGCGGTAAGCGTGCCGTGCTGGATGGTGTTCGACGCCGAGTTCCGTCGCAAATACCCCTGTGGTGCATTGCTGCCGGGTTATGCCCAGCGTGATTGGCAATTGCCCAAACATCTGCGCGACTACTTTCACAAGGCCTCCAGCCTGCCGGCGCTGGCAGCGAAAATCGGCGTCGATGCCGCAGGCCTGTCGCGTAGCGTGCAGCGCTTCAATGGCATGGCGGTGCGGGGTGTCGATGAAGATTTTCGCAAGGGTGATTCGTTGTTCGATCGCTATTACGGCGACCCCAATGTGCAACCCAATCCTTGCTTGGCGCCATTGCTCAAGGGACCGTTCTACGCGGTCCGCATCGATGCCGGCGACATCGGCACCAAGGGTGGCCTGCTGACCGATGTGCATGCCCGTGTGCTGCATGAAAACGGGCAGCCGATCGCTGGCCTGTACGCGATCGGCAACAGCGCCGCCTCGATGATGGGCCGAACGTATCCAGGGGCCGGCTCCACCATTGGTCCGGCAATGACCTTCGGCTACCGGGCCGCCAATCACATCAAGAACCAGTGCCAGAGCCAACCGGCCAAGGCCTTGTCCAGGAGTAGCAGATGA
- a CDS encoding FadD3 family acyl-CoA ligase, producing MPPVENALTIAQLFANAALAYGDSLAIDDAGRRISYRQLDQLRQQAARALLALNVQAGDRVAVWAPNIWEWIVAAGALQSIGAALVPLNTRMKGTEAGYILRESGTSVLFVIGEFLGTDYPRMLAAEDLPDLRRIVSLRGSGPDTLAWDDFLALAAEVPEAALQTREQGVGPHALSDLLFTSGTTGKPKGVMTQHGQNLRIVRDWSEVVGLREGDRYLIVNPFFHSFGYKAGWLAALMRGCTIVPQQVFDVQAVLECVQRERITVLPGPPTLYQSLLAHPQRGEYDLSSLRVAVTGAAAIPVEMVRRMRDELGFATIVTAYGLTEVCGFATICRPGDSPERVATTSGRAMPGVEVRCVSNTGRTQPANVPGEVLIRGYNLMLGYLNDPHASQEILDAEGWLHTGDIGVLDEDGYLRITDRLKDMFITGGFNVYPAEIEQCLLHYPGVAQAAVIGIPDERMGEVAMAFLLPAPGQVIDQVQFIAWCREQMANYKVPRRVQVLEAMPLNAAGKVTKNALRELV from the coding sequence ATGCCGCCCGTCGAAAACGCTCTGACCATCGCGCAATTGTTCGCCAACGCAGCCCTGGCCTATGGCGACAGCCTGGCCATCGACGACGCGGGGCGACGAATCAGCTACCGGCAACTCGATCAACTGCGCCAGCAGGCCGCCCGTGCCCTGCTGGCGCTGAACGTGCAGGCCGGGGACCGAGTGGCCGTCTGGGCGCCGAACATCTGGGAATGGATCGTCGCCGCCGGCGCCTTGCAGAGTATCGGCGCCGCCCTGGTGCCGCTCAATACGCGGATGAAGGGGACCGAAGCTGGCTATATCTTGCGCGAGAGCGGCACCAGCGTACTGTTCGTCATCGGTGAATTCCTCGGTACCGATTACCCGCGCATGCTGGCAGCGGAAGATCTGCCGGACCTGCGCCGCATCGTCAGCCTGCGCGGCAGCGGGCCGGACACGTTGGCCTGGGACGATTTTCTCGCCCTTGCCGCCGAGGTTCCCGAGGCCGCCCTGCAAACCCGAGAGCAGGGCGTTGGGCCGCACGCACTGTCCGATCTGCTGTTCACTTCAGGCACCACCGGCAAGCCCAAGGGCGTCATGACCCAGCATGGGCAAAACCTGCGCATTGTGCGGGACTGGAGTGAAGTGGTCGGCCTGCGCGAGGGCGATCGCTACCTGATCGTCAATCCGTTCTTCCATTCCTTTGGCTACAAGGCCGGTTGGCTGGCAGCGCTGATGCGCGGCTGCACCATCGTGCCGCAGCAGGTATTCGATGTGCAGGCCGTGCTCGAGTGCGTGCAGCGTGAACGCATCACGGTACTGCCCGGGCCACCGACCCTCTATCAATCACTGCTCGCCCATCCGCAACGCGGTGAGTACGATCTGTCCTCGCTGCGGGTGGCCGTGACCGGGGCAGCGGCGATTCCTGTGGAAATGGTCCGGCGCATGCGCGACGAGCTGGGCTTTGCCACCATCGTCACCGCCTACGGCCTCACCGAAGTCTGTGGCTTTGCCACCATTTGCCGTCCCGGCGATTCGCCGGAGCGGGTCGCCACCACCAGTGGTCGCGCGATGCCAGGCGTCGAGGTCCGCTGCGTGAGCAACACTGGCCGAACCCAACCGGCCAACGTGCCCGGCGAAGTGCTGATACGCGGCTACAACCTGATGCTGGGCTATCTCAACGACCCGCATGCCAGCCAGGAAATTCTCGATGCCGAGGGCTGGCTGCATACCGGCGACATCGGGGTGCTCGACGAAGACGGCTACCTGCGCATCACCGACCGCCTCAAGGACATGTTCATCACTGGCGGCTTCAACGTCTATCCGGCGGAGATCGAGCAGTGCCTGCTGCACTACCCGGGCGTTGCCCAGGCGGCGGTGATCGGTATTCCCGACGAACGCATGGGTGAGGTGGCCATGGCCTTCCTGCTGCCGGCGCCAGGCCAGGTAATCGATCAGGTGCAGTTCATCGCCTGGTGTCGGGAACAGATGGCCAACTACAAGGTGCCGCGTCGGGTGCAGGTGCTGGAGGCCATGCCGCTGAATGCGGCGGGCAAGGTGACCAAGAATGCGTTGCGCGAGTTGGTTTAG
- a CDS encoding alpha/beta hydrolase yields the protein MPLDSQVAAVLQQFSAVPEPDYSQLDAAQYRQFADNMLPPIPGEAMAEVRELRVAGAAGELDARLYRPVNEENLPLLVFFHGGGFVIGTLDTHDNLCRSLARQTGAVVVSIAYRLAPEARFPAAPLDCYAATCWLVEHATELGVDGSRLAVAGDSAGGNLAIAVSRLAAQRQVPKISYQCLFYPVTDGGCDSGSYQAFAEGYLLSRAMMAWFWSQYLENPAQVDDPLASALRAGSLAGLPATTLITAEFDPLRDEGEAFAHRLQEAGVLTRIERCDGMVHGFISMAPFVARAADALAAAAADVRRALN from the coding sequence ATGCCGCTCGATAGCCAGGTCGCTGCCGTGCTCCAGCAGTTCAGCGCTGTGCCGGAGCCCGATTACAGCCAGCTCGACGCCGCGCAGTATCGCCAGTTCGCCGACAACATGTTGCCGCCCATTCCGGGCGAGGCGATGGCCGAGGTTCGCGAGCTGCGCGTCGCAGGTGCTGCGGGCGAGCTGGATGCGCGCCTGTACCGGCCAGTGAATGAGGAAAACCTGCCGCTGCTGGTGTTTTTCCATGGCGGTGGTTTTGTCATCGGCACCCTTGATACCCATGACAATCTTTGTCGTTCCCTGGCAAGGCAAACCGGTGCAGTGGTTGTTTCGATTGCTTACCGGCTGGCACCGGAAGCCAGGTTTCCGGCGGCACCGCTCGATTGCTACGCGGCCACCTGCTGGCTGGTCGAACACGCCACGGAACTGGGTGTCGATGGTAGCCGCCTGGCCGTTGCCGGTGACAGCGCCGGGGGGAATCTGGCCATTGCCGTGAGCCGTCTGGCAGCGCAACGGCAGGTGCCGAAGATCAGTTACCAGTGCCTGTTTTACCCGGTGACCGATGGTGGTTGCGACAGCGGGTCTTACCAGGCCTTTGCTGAAGGCTATCTACTTTCGCGGGCAATGATGGCCTGGTTCTGGAGCCAGTATCTGGAAAATCCTGCACAGGTCGACGATCCCTTGGCCTCTGCGCTGCGTGCCGGTTCGCTTGCCGGGCTGCCCGCAACGACCTTGATCACCGCCGAGTTCGATCCCTTGCGTGACGAGGGCGAGGCGTTCGCCCATCGCTTGCAGGAGGCCGGCGTGCTAACCCGCATCGAGCGTTGCGATGGCATGGTTCACGGTTTTATCAGCATGGCGCCGTTTGTCGCGCGCGCCGCAGACGCATTGGCCGCCGCTGCCGCCGATGTTCGCAGGGCACTCAATTGA
- a CDS encoding DUF1329 domain-containing protein, translating to MSRITHTWLRTTLAVALLGSSLALQAKVSNDEAARLGQDLTPIGAEKAGNADGSIPAWSGKWRGLPPQLKFAGAGTPYPDPYAAEKPLFTITAQNMDQYAANLTDGQKALLKRYPDSFKMPVYPSHRDFRLDQISEENIKKNAVNAEVTNDGNDTSNAFGASPFPIPKSGNELIFNHTMQGRAKTEEAVYQQAVIYPDKNRVMEKVDYKIFSVWSDPQKTLDTSGGILSNFLLTTLEPVRKKGEIVVGHEFINATAEPRQAWQYTPGQRRVRRAPTVGYDSPSGAGGFRVYDEDRLFNGAPDRYNWSIVGKKEVYIPYNNYKVDDPTVTPDQVLSTTGHINPEVMRYEKHRVWVLQATLKPNARHIYAKRVIYLDEDSWAATLADNYDSRGQLWRTNMQTSIYAYDIERFHARLGIYHDLIAGSYLVDRMLVDQKPAKLNASNFVDDDFTAGNLRKLGTR from the coding sequence ATGTCTAGAATCACCCACACATGGTTGCGCACTACCCTGGCCGTGGCCCTGCTCGGCAGCAGCCTGGCTCTGCAGGCCAAAGTCAGCAACGACGAAGCCGCTCGCCTGGGTCAGGACCTGACCCCGATCGGCGCCGAAAAAGCCGGCAACGCCGACGGCAGCATTCCAGCCTGGAGTGGCAAATGGCGCGGCCTGCCGCCGCAGCTCAAATTCGCCGGCGCCGGCACGCCTTACCCGGACCCGTACGCCGCTGAAAAACCACTGTTCACGATCACCGCCCAAAACATGGACCAGTACGCCGCCAATCTCACCGATGGTCAAAAAGCACTGCTCAAACGCTATCCGGACTCGTTCAAGATGCCGGTGTACCCAAGCCATCGCGACTTCCGTCTCGATCAGATCAGTGAAGAGAACATCAAGAAAAACGCCGTCAACGCGGAAGTCACCAACGACGGCAACGACACCAGCAACGCCTTCGGTGCCTCGCCCTTCCCGATTCCGAAGAGCGGCAACGAACTGATCTTCAACCACACCATGCAAGGGCGCGCCAAGACCGAAGAGGCCGTGTACCAGCAGGCAGTGATCTATCCCGACAAAAACCGGGTGATGGAAAAGGTGGACTACAAGATTTTTTCGGTGTGGTCCGACCCGCAGAAAACCCTGGATACGTCCGGTGGCATCCTCTCGAACTTTTTGCTCACCACCCTGGAGCCGGTACGCAAAAAGGGTGAGATCGTCGTAGGTCACGAGTTCATCAACGCCACCGCCGAACCTCGACAAGCCTGGCAATACACCCCTGGCCAACGCCGCGTACGCCGCGCGCCTACCGTCGGCTACGATTCGCCAAGCGGTGCGGGAGGCTTCCGGGTCTATGACGAAGACCGCTTGTTCAACGGCGCGCCGGACCGCTACAACTGGTCCATCGTCGGCAAGAAAGAGGTCTATATCCCGTACAACAACTACAAGGTCGACGATCCAACCGTGACCCCCGACCAGGTCCTGTCCACCACAGGTCACATCAATCCGGAGGTCATGCGCTACGAGAAACACCGCGTGTGGGTGCTGCAGGCCACGCTCAAGCCCAACGCACGGCATATTTATGCCAAGCGGGTGATTTACCTCGACGAGGACAGCTGGGCAGCCACTCTGGCCGACAACTACGACAGCCGTGGGCAACTGTGGCGCACCAACATGCAAACCTCGATCTACGCCTACGACATCGAGCGCTTCCATGCCCGCCTCGGCATCTACCACGACCTGATCGCAGGCTCTTACCTGGTTGACCGCATGCTGGTCGATCAAAAACCTGCCAAGCTCAATGCCAGCAATTTCGTCGACGACGACTTCACCGCCGGCAACCTGCGCAAGCTCGGTACTCGCTAA
- a CDS encoding DUF1302 domain-containing protein — MIKTTIAPQPLNTCIRMAMLLLAGGLGSQASAMSFQPSDDLSVDWDTTLTYSLAWRTEDRDHKLVANANGNDGDNAFDKGSLINNRAGFLTEANIKWRTDYGMFIRAAGFYDNVYDQGNDNNTGTSNCFAGGICSRADRFAQDTIDQHRDDLRLLDAYVYGNWDVGGHSLNVRAGDQVVSWGESLFYPGISAAQSPVDATKSTTPGVEVKEILLPVGQIFGQFSLTDALDVQAYYQYKWEKTELFGVGSYFSTTDFIDEGGFNDSTGFLTRLKDDKPSDSGQYGLAFTYSAESLNNTEFGVYYSRYHDKTPSLDFQSDLGRYRVRYFDKIDQYGASFSTVLGSTSIAGEVSYRDGASVMVDNGFSSPVRGETLQSQVSMIHVVGPTSWADNTTLVGELVYNTVLDNDESAPVTLAPGFTLPGTDSLVYDRDAWGYTVQATFDYNNVFSGWDMSVPVTYSTAAQHDSALVGSINSGQGDDRASIGSSWRYLGNFTVEARYNAYLGNANNAPLADRDNVALNFKYRF; from the coding sequence ATGATAAAAACAACAATCGCCCCACAACCACTTAACACTTGCATACGCATGGCCATGCTGTTGCTGGCGGGGGGGCTGGGTAGCCAGGCCAGCGCAATGTCTTTTCAACCGAGCGACGACCTCAGCGTCGATTGGGATACCACGCTGACTTACAGCCTGGCCTGGCGTACCGAAGACCGCGATCACAAATTGGTCGCCAACGCCAACGGCAACGACGGCGACAACGCCTTCGACAAAGGCAGCCTGATCAACAACCGCGCAGGCTTTCTGACCGAAGCCAACATCAAGTGGCGTACCGATTACGGCATGTTCATTCGTGCGGCGGGCTTCTACGACAACGTCTACGACCAGGGCAATGACAACAACACCGGCACTTCGAACTGCTTCGCCGGTGGCATCTGCAGCCGTGCCGACCGCTTCGCCCAGGACACCATCGACCAGCACCGCGACGACTTGCGCCTGCTCGACGCTTACGTCTATGGCAACTGGGACGTCGGTGGGCACAGCCTCAACGTGCGCGCTGGCGATCAGGTCGTGAGCTGGGGTGAAAGCTTGTTCTACCCTGGCATCTCTGCCGCGCAGAGCCCGGTGGATGCGACCAAGTCGACTACCCCCGGGGTCGAGGTCAAGGAGATCCTGCTGCCGGTCGGCCAGATCTTCGGCCAGTTCAGCCTGACCGATGCCCTCGATGTGCAGGCCTACTACCAATACAAGTGGGAGAAGACCGAACTGTTCGGTGTCGGCAGCTACTTCTCCACCACCGACTTCATCGACGAGGGCGGCTTTAACGACTCCACCGGCTTCCTGACCCGTCTCAAGGACGACAAGCCCAGCGACAGCGGCCAGTACGGTCTGGCCTTCACCTACTCGGCCGAGTCGCTGAACAACACCGAGTTCGGCGTCTACTACTCGCGCTACCACGACAAGACCCCGTCGCTGGATTTCCAAAGTGACCTGGGCCGCTACCGGGTGCGTTACTTCGACAAGATCGACCAATACGGCGCCAGCTTCTCGACCGTGCTGGGCTCCACCAGCATCGCCGGTGAAGTCAGCTACCGCGACGGTGCGTCGGTCATGGTCGACAACGGTTTCTCCAGCCCCGTTCGCGGCGAGACCCTGCAAAGCCAGGTCTCGATGATTCACGTGGTTGGCCCTACATCCTGGGCAGACAACACCACCCTGGTCGGCGAGCTGGTCTACAACACCGTGCTCGACAACGACGAGTCTGCGCCGGTGACCCTGGCGCCAGGTTTCACACTGCCGGGTACCGACAGCCTGGTCTACGACCGCGATGCCTGGGGTTACACCGTGCAGGCGACCTTCGACTACAACAACGTGTTCAGCGGTTGGGACATGTCTGTGCCGGTCACCTACAGCACTGCCGCGCAGCACGACAGTGCCCTGGTCGGTTCGATCAACTCCGGCCAGGGCGACGACCGCGCGAGCATCGGCAGCTCTTGGCGCTACCTCGGCAACTTCACCGTGGAGGCCCGTTACAACGCTTACCTTGGCAACGCCAACAATGCCCCCCTGGCTGACCGCGACAACGTCGCCCTCAACTTCAAGTACCGGTTCTGA
- a CDS encoding 5'/3'-nucleotidase SurE: MNKLLTGVIAVASAGLTLQANALNILLTNDDGCRAPGINAMYQALSAAGHQVTLVGPLNDSSGISAASVVSPGQALAVTELEAHKFCVGPPEGYAPPAGKTSAIGTPVDAVNVGLDVLLKDNRPDLVVSGTNFGENVGPLTQMSGTLNAAVRAMFKGVPAVAVSTAIDMDLIMRDQKAGYRKTLDAMDDTAQFAVKVIQKAVAAGAQSKGQLNVLGLPGTSGLNINYPALAASEVKGVSYAPIGTWDRVNFTSQRGADGIVRANLVAPPTPTAEQQQADAYQLWLGYAVITVIDGSMTAPGTLQDQARDILQGINP; encoded by the coding sequence ATGAATAAACTGCTCACTGGCGTTATCGCCGTAGCCAGTGCCGGCCTCACGCTGCAGGCCAATGCCTTGAATATCCTCCTGACCAACGATGATGGCTGCCGCGCCCCGGGCATCAATGCGATGTACCAGGCGCTGAGTGCTGCCGGTCATCAAGTGACACTGGTCGGCCCATTGAACGACAGCAGTGGCATCAGCGCCGCCAGCGTGGTCAGCCCCGGGCAAGCCCTGGCCGTCACCGAACTTGAAGCGCACAAATTCTGCGTCGGCCCACCTGAGGGTTATGCCCCGCCCGCGGGCAAGACCTCCGCCATCGGTACACCGGTGGATGCAGTCAACGTTGGCCTTGATGTGTTGCTCAAGGACAACCGGCCGGACCTGGTGGTATCGGGCACCAATTTTGGCGAGAACGTCGGCCCCCTGACGCAAATGTCCGGCACCCTCAACGCTGCCGTACGCGCCATGTTCAAGGGCGTACCGGCGGTGGCGGTATCTACTGCGATCGACATGGATCTGATCATGCGCGATCAGAAAGCCGGTTACCGCAAAACCCTCGACGCCATGGACGATACCGCGCAGTTCGCGGTGAAGGTTATCCAGAAGGCAGTTGCTGCAGGTGCACAATCCAAGGGCCAACTGAACGTCCTCGGTTTGCCGGGCACCAGCGGATTGAATATCAACTATCCCGCCCTCGCTGCATCCGAAGTCAAAGGCGTCAGTTATGCCCCGATTGGCACCTGGGACCGGGTCAACTTCACATCTCAGCGCGGGGCCGATGGCATCGTGCGCGCCAATCTGGTTGCGCCTCCGACGCCGACTGCCGAACAGCAGCAGGCCGATGCTTATCAGCTGTGGCTGGGGTATGCGGTGATTACGGTGATCGATGGCAGCATGACGGCGCCTGGGACGTTGCAAGACCAGGCGCGGGACATATTGCAGGGCATCAACCCCTGA